A single region of the Polyodon spathula isolate WHYD16114869_AA chromosome 5, ASM1765450v1, whole genome shotgun sequence genome encodes:
- the LOC121316064 gene encoding interferon gamma receptor 1-like, whose translation MKMMGVVFWAVAVLSFTLGQDLSVGSIPQPTNPSLSCQNFETFLYWNYSDTSLKPTFTVEVARYTSDSRNVVGNITHHYCNISSFFNDIEEHYYFTIKAVAGVESSSLRLPKFSLKDICVLDFPNVNLTATGTTLKIRFKHPYYFYKKKNSSLKREPSIEYKYKVESRKKNDLNQSSTVSFICKTKECEVDLKVSNDNYCLSFSGRMSGIQVNSTGEICTENHPTPKPLGKSIIIIITVILCMIVIVLLSLFVIFRNVMQKKNIPLPSSLASMLTGIKPYMNIKKEDSTFSVVKRAETPNQVEEEENAVTEQIKNDGPEHEAPRFKTGLKNIERDEIIVQPEVSDLALEVSLSDQTDLKENAELLSNKMDKSDNGFSPRPICNNGYDRPHILIEMNTDDTVEGYSHTQLD comes from the exons ATGAAAATGATGGGAGTTGTGTTTTGGGCAGTTGCCGTATTGTCTTTTACTCTAGGGCAAGATCTTTCCGTGG GTTCTATTCCTCAACCAACCAACCCGTCACTGTCATGTCAGAATTTTGAGACTTTTCTTTATTGGAACTACAGCGACACCTCTCTAAAACCAAcattcactgtggaggtggcacGGTATAC CTCAGACTCACGTAATGTTGTTGGGAATATAACACATCATTATTGCAACATCTCCTCCTTTTTCAATGATATTgaagaacattattattttactataaaagcTGTTGCCGGAGTGGAAAGTAGCAGCCTTCGTCTCCCAAAGTTTTCTTTAAAGGATATCT GCGTGTTAGATTTTCCCAATGTAAATCTGACGGCTACAGGAACAACACTCAAGATACGGTTTAAACATCCTTattatttctacaaaaaaaagaactcaTCCCTCAAACGAGAACCCAGCATTGAATATAAATATAAGGTTGAATCCAGGAAGAAGAATGATCTGAATCAG TCATCCACAGTATCTTTTATCTGCAAGACGAAAGAATGTGAAGTGGATTTGAAGGTGTCAAATGACAATTATTGCCTATCATTTAGTGGCAGGATGTCTGGAATACAAGTAAACAGTACAGGTGAAATCTGTACAGAAAACCACCCCACACCAAAGCCTCTAG gtaaaagCATAATTATCATCATTACAGTCATTCTCTgtatgattgttattgttttgctcaGTCTCTTTGTGATATTCCGTAACGTAATGCAAAAGAAGAACATCCCTTTGCCAAGCTCTTTG gCTTCAATGCTGACAGGAATAAAACCCTACATGAACATAAAAAAAGAGGACAGCACCTTTTCTGTGGTAAAACGTGCCGAAACACCAAAtcaggtggaggaggaggagaacgCTGTGACGGAACAAATTAAAAATGATGGTCCTGAGCATGAAGCCCCCCGCTTTAAAACAGGCTTAAAAAACATTGAGAGAGATGAGATCATCGTCCAACCAGAAGTCAGTGACCTTGCCTTGGAAGTCAGCCTCAGTGACCAGACTGATCTGAAGGAAAATGCAGAGCTTTTAAGCAACAAAATGGACAAATCAGACAATGGCTTCTCGCCAAGGCCTATTTGCAATAATGGGTATGACAGGCCTCATATTTTAATAGAGATGAACACTGATGATACGGTTGAGGGGTATAGTCATACACAACTGGACTAA